A DNA window from Mycobacterium sp. IDR2000157661 contains the following coding sequences:
- a CDS encoding YggT family protein, which translates to MSLFFEILGFALFVFWLLLIARVVVEFIRSFSRDWHPKGATVVILEVIMTLTDPPVKLLRRIIPQLTIGAVRFDLSIMVLLLVAFIGMQLAFGAAA; encoded by the coding sequence TTGTCGCTCTTCTTCGAAATCCTGGGTTTCGCGCTGTTCGTGTTCTGGCTGCTGCTTATCGCCCGGGTCGTCGTCGAGTTCATCCGGTCCTTCTCCCGGGACTGGCATCCGAAGGGCGCCACGGTGGTGATCCTGGAGGTCATCATGACGCTCACCGACCCGCCCGTGAAGCTGCTGCGCCGGATCATTCCGCAGCTCACGATAGGTGCGGTCCGGTTCGACCTGTCGATCATGGTGCTGTTGCTCGTCGCATTCATCGGCATGCAACTGGCGTTCGGCGCCGCGGCCTAG
- a CDS encoding TIGR01777 family oxidoreductase gives MGIEYESTIGHPVGEVFAWHTRPGAMRRLVPPWQPMTVVSETESLADGQAVLGLPGGLRWVAQHDPAGFDPPHRFVDVLSSDGPTSWPPRLVSRWTHTHTFDEVPGGTRVRDRVETPVPGAALRPTFVYRHRQLADDLAAHRNAAQAGLSSLVIAVTGASGLVGSALTAFLTTGGHRVISLVRGPAQDKDERQWNPDRPAADLLTGVDAVVHLAGASIAGRFTQRHKEAIRASRIEPTRRLAEAAATATDGPRVFVSASAVGIYGYDRGDAVLCEDSVRGDGFLAEVVSDWEAATEPASAAGLRVVNVRTGIVQSSRGGTLRLMRPLFAAGLGGRLGSGRQWLAWIGHDDLLDVYHRALYDDRLSGPVNAVAPEPVRNADYTKALAGVLHRPAIVPVPSFGPRLLLGSQGARELAEANQRVVPTKLQALGHRFRRPAIEDALAHELGHG, from the coding sequence ATGGGCATCGAATACGAGAGCACCATCGGACACCCGGTGGGCGAGGTGTTCGCCTGGCACACCCGGCCCGGCGCGATGCGGCGACTGGTCCCGCCGTGGCAGCCGATGACCGTGGTGTCAGAGACCGAATCACTGGCCGACGGCCAGGCGGTGCTCGGGCTCCCCGGCGGCCTGCGCTGGGTGGCCCAGCATGATCCGGCCGGTTTCGACCCGCCCCACCGCTTCGTCGACGTGCTTTCGTCGGACGGCCCCACGTCATGGCCGCCGCGACTCGTCAGCCGGTGGACCCACACCCACACCTTCGACGAGGTGCCCGGCGGCACGCGGGTCCGCGACCGCGTCGAGACCCCGGTGCCGGGCGCGGCGCTGCGGCCGACGTTCGTATACCGGCACCGCCAGCTCGCCGACGACCTGGCCGCGCACCGCAACGCCGCCCAGGCCGGGCTGAGCTCGCTCGTCATCGCGGTCACCGGCGCGTCGGGCCTCGTCGGCTCGGCGTTGACGGCGTTCCTGACCACCGGTGGGCACCGGGTGATCTCGCTGGTGCGGGGTCCGGCGCAGGACAAGGACGAGCGCCAGTGGAACCCCGACCGGCCCGCGGCCGACCTGCTGACCGGGGTGGACGCAGTGGTGCACCTGGCCGGGGCCTCGATCGCGGGCCGCTTCACCCAGCGCCACAAGGAGGCGATCCGCGCCAGCCGTATCGAGCCGACCCGCCGGCTGGCCGAAGCCGCGGCAACGGCGACGGACGGTCCACGCGTGTTCGTCAGCGCCTCGGCGGTCGGCATCTACGGCTACGACCGAGGCGATGCGGTGCTCTGCGAGGACAGCGTCCGCGGCGACGGGTTCCTCGCCGAAGTGGTGTCGGACTGGGAGGCCGCGACCGAACCCGCAAGCGCCGCGGGCCTGCGGGTGGTCAACGTCCGCACCGGCATCGTGCAGTCCTCACGCGGCGGCACCCTGCGGTTGATGCGACCGCTGTTCGCGGCCGGACTCGGTGGCCGTTTGGGCAGCGGCCGCCAGTGGCTTGCCTGGATCGGGCACGACGACCTGCTCGACGTGTACCACCGGGCGCTCTACGACGACAGGCTCAGCGGCCCGGTCAACGCCGTCGCGCCCGAGCCGGTGCGCAACGCCGACTACACGAAGGCATTGGCTGGCGTGCTGCACCGCCCCGCGATCGTGCCGGTGCCTTCGTTCGGGCCGCGGCTACTGCTCGGCTCGCAGGGAGCCCGTGAGCTCGCCGAAGCCAACCAGCGCGTCGTGCCGACGAAGCTGCAGGCGCTGGGGCACCGGTTCCGCCGCCCGGCCATCGAGGACGCCCTGGCTCACGAACTCGGGCACGGCTGA
- the wag31 gene encoding DivIVA-like cell division protein Wag31, with the protein MPLTPADVHNVAFSKPPIGKRGYNEDEVDAFLDLVENELTRLIEENTDLRQRVAELDQELSSAGSGGGGQSTQSIPVYEPAPEPTPQPAAPQPTYEAPSPQQSEEQALKAAKVLSLAQDTADRLTSTAKAESDKLLADARAQADAMVSEARQTAETTVAEARQRADAMLADAQSRSEAQLRQAQEKADALQADAERKHSEIMGTINQQRTVLEGRLEQLRTFEREYRTRLKTYLESQLEELGQRGSAAPVDSSAGNDGGGFNQFNRGNN; encoded by the coding sequence ATGCCGCTCACACCAGCTGACGTCCATAATGTCGCGTTCAGCAAGCCGCCCATCGGCAAGCGTGGCTACAACGAGGACGAGGTCGACGCCTTCCTCGATCTGGTGGAGAACGAGCTGACTCGTCTCATCGAGGAGAACACCGACCTGCGTCAGCGCGTTGCCGAACTGGACCAGGAACTGTCCAGCGCCGGCTCCGGCGGCGGGGGACAGTCGACTCAGTCCATCCCCGTTTACGAACCGGCCCCGGAGCCGACGCCGCAGCCCGCTGCGCCACAGCCCACATACGAGGCGCCGTCCCCGCAGCAGAGCGAGGAGCAGGCGCTCAAGGCCGCCAAGGTGCTCAGCCTGGCTCAGGACACGGCCGACCGGTTGACCAGCACCGCCAAGGCCGAGTCGGACAAGCTGCTCGCCGATGCGCGCGCACAGGCCGACGCGATGGTCAGCGAGGCCCGACAGACCGCCGAAACCACCGTCGCCGAGGCGCGTCAGCGCGCCGACGCCATGCTGGCCGACGCCCAGTCCCGGTCCGAGGCGCAGTTGCGTCAGGCCCAGGAGAAGGCCGACGCACTGCAGGCCGACGCCGAGCGTAAGCACTCCGAGATCATGGGCACCATCAACCAGCAGCGCACCGTGCTGGAGGGCCGCCTCGAGCAGCTGCGCACCTTCGAGCGCGAATACCGCACCCGGCTCAAGACATACCTGGAATCGCAGCTCGAGGAACTCGGCCAGCGCGGTTCGGCCGCGCCCGTCGACTCAAGCGCAGGCAATGACGGTGGCGGCTTCAACCAGTTCAACCGGGGAAACAACTAG
- a CDS encoding phosphoribosyltransferase, which produces MSGWSGLARREARRVFRDRREAGEVLAEELTAYRDQDAVVLGLARGGVPVAWQVARALRAQMDVFLVRKLGVPQWEELAMGALASGGGVVVNDSLVRSLGITDEALQSAIARETEELHRRERAYRGDRPPADVAGRVTILVDDGIATGASMLAAVRAVRAYGPSQVVVAVPVGPASACRELAREADEVVCATMPPGFEAVGQVFEDFHQVTDDEVRELLSTPTV; this is translated from the coding sequence ATGAGCGGATGGAGTGGACTGGCCCGCCGAGAAGCCAGACGCGTGTTTCGGGACCGCCGCGAGGCCGGTGAGGTCCTGGCCGAGGAGTTGACGGCCTACCGCGACCAAGACGCCGTGGTATTGGGCTTGGCGCGCGGTGGCGTGCCGGTGGCCTGGCAGGTCGCCCGGGCGTTGCGCGCCCAGATGGATGTCTTCCTGGTCCGCAAGCTGGGGGTGCCGCAGTGGGAGGAGCTGGCGATGGGCGCCCTGGCCAGCGGCGGTGGCGTGGTGGTCAACGACAGCCTGGTGCGCAGCCTCGGCATCACCGACGAAGCGCTGCAATCCGCGATCGCTCGCGAAACCGAGGAATTGCACCGCCGTGAGCGGGCCTATCGCGGCGACCGGCCCCCCGCCGACGTCGCCGGGCGGGTGACGATCCTCGTCGATGACGGGATCGCCACCGGCGCGAGCATGCTCGCCGCGGTGCGGGCGGTGCGCGCCTACGGACCGTCGCAAGTGGTCGTGGCGGTGCCGGTGGGACCGGCGTCAGCGTGTCGGGAGCTGGCGCGCGAGGCCGACGAGGTGGTGTGCGCCACCATGCCGCCGGGCTTCGAGGCCGTCGGGCAGGTCTTCGAGGACTTCCACCAGGTCACCGACGACGAGGTACGCGAATTGCTGTCCACGCCAACGGTTTAG
- a CDS encoding cell division protein SepF, which produces MSTLHKVKAYFGMAPMDDYDDEYYEDDERGPVRGYARRSREDRFEEDGYLDRAGPGLRGYDDRDYDDAPTGYRGGYHDERFEPRPRLPREFDRPAPRLGGMRGATRGALAMDPRRMAELFEAGSPLSKITTLRPKDYSEARTIGERFRDGTPVIMDLVSMDNADAKRLVDFAAGLAFALRGSFDKVATKVFLLSPADVDVTAEQRRRIAEAGFYAYQ; this is translated from the coding sequence ATGAGCACACTTCATAAGGTCAAGGCCTACTTCGGTATGGCTCCGATGGACGACTACGACGACGAGTACTACGAGGACGACGAGCGCGGTCCCGTCCGCGGCTACGCTCGCCGCAGCCGAGAGGATCGCTTCGAGGAGGACGGCTACCTCGACCGCGCCGGTCCGGGTCTGCGGGGCTACGACGACCGCGACTACGACGACGCCCCGACGGGGTACCGCGGCGGCTACCACGACGAGCGCTTCGAGCCCCGGCCGCGGTTGCCGCGTGAGTTCGACCGGCCCGCACCCCGGCTCGGCGGGATGCGTGGCGCCACCCGCGGTGCGCTGGCCATGGACCCGCGCCGGATGGCCGAGTTGTTCGAAGCGGGCAGTCCGCTGTCGAAGATCACCACGCTGCGGCCCAAGGACTACAGCGAAGCCCGCACCATCGGTGAGCGCTTCCGCGACGGCACCCCGGTGATCATGGACCTGGTCTCCATGGACAACGCCGATGCCAAGCGACTGGTCGACTTCGCCGCCGGTCTGGCGTTCGCATTGCGGGGCTCGTTCGACAAGGTCGCCACCAAGGTGTTCCTGTTGTCGCCCGCCGATGTGGACGTGACGGCCGAGCAGCGCCGCCGCATCGCCGAGGCCGGCTTCTACGCCTATCAGTAG
- a CDS encoding type 1 glutamine amidotransferase → MTSTVLFLYNEHLATEGLLGEAFAEHGFDVDTFEVVPAERIDSPAGEVTFPDPARYDVIVPLGARWPVYDEALRRTWVDAEMAMVRDAAAAGVAVLGVCFGGQLLAQAFGGTVTRSTAPEIGWYDVTSDRPDVVPGGPWFQWHFDRWTLPPGAVELARTADASQAFLLGRSLALQFHPEVDHRLLELWLADDRDGEVVGFGATHDELRSRTFQLGADAAQRVRRLVHGFVTRVVRQPCPSS, encoded by the coding sequence ATGACGTCGACGGTTCTGTTCCTCTACAACGAGCACCTGGCGACCGAGGGTCTGCTCGGTGAGGCCTTCGCCGAACACGGTTTCGACGTCGACACATTCGAAGTGGTGCCCGCCGAGCGAATCGACTCCCCCGCGGGTGAAGTCACCTTCCCCGACCCGGCTCGCTACGACGTGATCGTGCCGCTCGGCGCGCGATGGCCCGTCTATGACGAGGCGCTACGCCGCACCTGGGTCGACGCCGAGATGGCGATGGTGCGCGACGCCGCCGCGGCCGGCGTCGCGGTCCTCGGAGTGTGCTTCGGCGGCCAACTCCTCGCGCAGGCGTTCGGCGGCACCGTCACCCGATCGACGGCCCCCGAGATCGGCTGGTACGACGTCACAAGCGACCGGCCCGACGTGGTACCCGGCGGGCCGTGGTTCCAGTGGCACTTCGACCGCTGGACGTTGCCGCCCGGCGCGGTGGAACTGGCCCGAACCGCCGACGCCTCCCAGGCGTTCCTGCTCGGACGCAGCCTCGCGCTGCAGTTCCACCCGGAGGTCGACCATCGGCTGCTGGAGCTGTGGCTGGCCGACGACCGCGACGGAGAGGTCGTCGGATTCGGTGCCACGCACGACGAACTCCGTTCGCGCACTTTCCAACTCGGCGCCGATGCGGCACAGCGGGTACGGCGGCTGGTGCACGGGTTCGTGACCCGGGTCGTGCGTCAGCCGTGCCCGAGTTCGTGA
- a CDS encoding DUF308 domain-containing protein — MLIVALVLAVIGLAALVTAVVTSNELIAWVCIGASVIGVLLLIVDAVRERSAGRRGGDTAAEADVQADAEPQYYEDYPEDDATVAAESNDEAETSVVEQAREDSPDPAPEDSRDDVSGEERSR, encoded by the coding sequence ATGCTGATTGTTGCGCTCGTCCTCGCCGTCATCGGCCTAGCCGCGCTGGTAACTGCGGTCGTGACCAGCAATGAACTGATCGCCTGGGTATGCATCGGCGCCAGCGTGATCGGTGTGCTGCTGCTCATCGTCGACGCGGTGCGGGAGCGCTCGGCCGGGCGCCGCGGCGGAGACACCGCGGCCGAGGCCGATGTCCAGGCCGATGCCGAACCGCAGTACTACGAGGACTATCCCGAGGACGACGCCACCGTCGCAGCCGAATCGAACGACGAAGCGGAGACCTCGGTCGTCGAGCAGGCCCGCGAAGATTCTCCCGACCCGGCCCCGGAGGATTCTCGCGACGATGTCTCCGGCGAGGAGCGCTCCCGCTAA